Proteins from one Bos indicus x Bos taurus breed Angus x Brahman F1 hybrid chromosome 19, Bos_hybrid_MaternalHap_v2.0, whole genome shotgun sequence genomic window:
- the MKS1 gene encoding Meckel syndrome type 1 protein isoform X2: MAEAIWSSDTGEAVYRSRDPVRNLRLRVHLQRITSSNYLHCQPAAQLGKDLIDLATFRPHPTASGHRPEEEEEEVVIGWQEKLFSQFEVDLYQNEAACQSPLDHQYRQEILKLEDSGGRKNRRIFTYTDSDRYTNLEEHCQKMTTAASEMPSFLVERMANVRRRRQDRRGTEGGILKSRIVTWEPSEEFIRNNHVINTPLQTMYIMADLGPYGKLGYKKHEHVLCTLKVDSNGVITVKPDFTGSKGPYRIETEGEKQELWKYTVDNVSSLAQPEEEEREQRVFKDLYGRHKEYLNSLVGTDFEMTAPGALRLFVNGEVVSAQGYEYDNLYVHFFVELPTSNWSSPAFQQLSGITQTCATKSRGMDNVAYFSYPFTFEASFLHEDESVDALPEWPVLYCEVLSLDFWQRYRVEGYGAVVLPATPGSHTLTVSTWRPLELSPVAELRRFFIGGSLELEDLSYVWIPGTFKGERLSRFGLRTETTGSVTFRLHCLQQSRAFMESSSLQKRMRSVLDRLEGFSQQSSIQNVLEAFRRARRRMQEARESLPQDLVSPSETSVS; this comes from the exons ATGGCGGAGGCCATCTGGAGCAGTGATACCGGAGAGGCCGTGTACCGCTCTCGGGACCCCGTGCGCAACCTCCGCCTCCG AGTCCACCTGCAAAGAATCACATCAAGCAACTACCTCCATTGCCAGCCTGCTGCCCAACTGGGGAAGGATCTCATAGACTTGGCCACTTTTAGGCCTCACCCAACGGCCA GTGGACACCgcccagaggaagaagaagaggaggttGTGATTGGGTGGCAAGAGAAGCTCTTCAGCCAG TTTGAAGTAGATCTGTACCAAAATGAAGCAGCCTGTCAGAGCCCTTTGGATCATCAATACCGTCAAGAGATTCTAAAGCTGGAAGATTCAGGTGGCAGGAAGAACCGACGGATTTTTACCTACACTGACTCTGATAGATACACCAATTTGGAGGAG cactgtcAGAAAATGACCACTGCAGCCAGCGAGATGCCGTCCTTCTTGGTCGAGCGAATGGCAAATGTCAGGCGGCGACGGCAGGACAGGCGAGGAAC GGAAGGTGGCATTCTTAAGTCACGAATCGTCACCTGGGAGCCCTCAGAAGAATTCATCAGGAACAACCATGTCATCAACACCCCTCTTCAGACCATGTACATCATGGCAGACCTGGGGCCCTATGGAAA GCTTGGCTATAAGAAGCATGAACATGTCCTCTGTACTCTGAAGGTGGACAGCAATGGAGTGATCACAGTAAAACCTGACTTCACTGGCTCCAAAGGACCCTACAg AATCGAGACAGAGGGGGAGAAGCAGGAGCTGTGGAAGTATACAGTCGACAACGTGTCTTCCCTCGCCCAGCCTGAGGAGGAGGAGCGGGAGCAGCGCGTGTTCAAGGAC CTCTATGGCCGGCACAAGGAGTATCTCAACAGCCTCGTGGGCACTGACTTTGAGATG ACCGCACCAGGTGCCCTCCGGCTCTTCGTGAATGGAGAGGTGG TTTCAGCCCAAGGCTATGAGTATGACAACCTCTACGTCCACTTCTTTGTGGAGTTGCCAACTTCTA ACTGGTCAAGCCCAGCGTTCCAGCAGCTCTCAGGAATAACACAGACCTGTGCCACCAAGTCCCGGGGGATG GATAACGTGGCCTACTTCTCCTACCCTTTCACGTTCGAGGCCTCCTTCCTCCACGAGGATGAATCTGTCG ATGCGCTCCCAGAGTGGCCCGTGCTCTACTGCGAGGTCCTCTCACTGGACTTCTGGCAGCGGTACCGCGTGGAAGGCTATGGGGCTGTGGTGCTGCCCGCCACCCCAG GCTCTCACACCCTGACGGTCTCCACCTGGAGGCCCCTGGAGCTCAGCCCGGTGGCTGAACTGCGGAGGTTTTTCATTGGTGGCTCTCTGGAGCTGGAGGACCTCTCCTACGTGTGGATACCAGGAACCTTCAAG GGGGAGCGTCTGAGCCGCTTCGGACTCCGCACCGAGACCACAGGTAGCGTCACCTTCCGCCTGCACTGTCTGCAGCAGTCCCG GGCCTTCATGGAGTCAAGTTCCCTCCAAAAGAGGATGCGGAGTGTGTTGGACCGTCTGGAGGGATTCAGCCAGCAGAGTTCCATTCAAAATGTGCTGG AGGCCTTCCGGCGAGCCCGGCGCCGTATGCAGGAGGCCCGAGAAAGCCTCCCCCAGGACCTTGTGAGTCCCTCAGAAACCTCGGTCTCCTAG
- the MKS1 gene encoding Meckel syndrome type 1 protein isoform X1, producing the protein MSPSNTLSHPLLPGAPCPPPLLSVACTLPHLLVAIISSVVRFPILALCSSPACVSCNSILGFSFPGRVHLQRITSSNYLHCQPAAQLGKDLIDLATFRPHPTASGHRPEEEEEEVVIGWQEKLFSQFEVDLYQNEAACQSPLDHQYRQEILKLEDSGGRKNRRIFTYTDSDRYTNLEEHCQKMTTAASEMPSFLVERMANVRRRRQDRRGTEGGILKSRIVTWEPSEEFIRNNHVINTPLQTMYIMADLGPYGKLGYKKHEHVLCTLKVDSNGVITVKPDFTGSKGPYRIETEGEKQELWKYTVDNVSSLAQPEEEEREQRVFKDLYGRHKEYLNSLVGTDFEMTAPGALRLFVNGEVVSAQGYEYDNLYVHFFVELPTSNWSSPAFQQLSGITQTCATKSRGMDNVAYFSYPFTFEASFLHEDESVDALPEWPVLYCEVLSLDFWQRYRVEGYGAVVLPATPGSHTLTVSTWRPLELSPVAELRRFFIGGSLELEDLSYVWIPGTFKGERLSRFGLRTETTGSVTFRLHCLQQSRAFMESSSLQKRMRSVLDRLEGFSQQSSIQNVLEAFRRARRRMQEARESLPQDLVSPSETSVS; encoded by the exons ATGTCTCCCTCCAATACACTCTCGCATCCTCTCCTCCCTGGGGCCCcatgcccccctcccctcctctctgttGCCTGCACCCTGCCACATCTCTTGGTAGCCATAATCTCTTCAGTGGTTCGTTTCCCCATCCTTGCTCTGTGTTCGTCTCCTGCTTGTGTATCTTGTAACAGTATTTTGGGCTTCTCTTTTCCTGGCAGAGTCCACCTGCAAAGAATCACATCAAGCAACTACCTCCATTGCCAGCCTGCTGCCCAACTGGGGAAGGATCTCATAGACTTGGCCACTTTTAGGCCTCACCCAACGGCCA GTGGACACCgcccagaggaagaagaagaggaggttGTGATTGGGTGGCAAGAGAAGCTCTTCAGCCAG TTTGAAGTAGATCTGTACCAAAATGAAGCAGCCTGTCAGAGCCCTTTGGATCATCAATACCGTCAAGAGATTCTAAAGCTGGAAGATTCAGGTGGCAGGAAGAACCGACGGATTTTTACCTACACTGACTCTGATAGATACACCAATTTGGAGGAG cactgtcAGAAAATGACCACTGCAGCCAGCGAGATGCCGTCCTTCTTGGTCGAGCGAATGGCAAATGTCAGGCGGCGACGGCAGGACAGGCGAGGAAC GGAAGGTGGCATTCTTAAGTCACGAATCGTCACCTGGGAGCCCTCAGAAGAATTCATCAGGAACAACCATGTCATCAACACCCCTCTTCAGACCATGTACATCATGGCAGACCTGGGGCCCTATGGAAA GCTTGGCTATAAGAAGCATGAACATGTCCTCTGTACTCTGAAGGTGGACAGCAATGGAGTGATCACAGTAAAACCTGACTTCACTGGCTCCAAAGGACCCTACAg AATCGAGACAGAGGGGGAGAAGCAGGAGCTGTGGAAGTATACAGTCGACAACGTGTCTTCCCTCGCCCAGCCTGAGGAGGAGGAGCGGGAGCAGCGCGTGTTCAAGGAC CTCTATGGCCGGCACAAGGAGTATCTCAACAGCCTCGTGGGCACTGACTTTGAGATG ACCGCACCAGGTGCCCTCCGGCTCTTCGTGAATGGAGAGGTGG TTTCAGCCCAAGGCTATGAGTATGACAACCTCTACGTCCACTTCTTTGTGGAGTTGCCAACTTCTA ACTGGTCAAGCCCAGCGTTCCAGCAGCTCTCAGGAATAACACAGACCTGTGCCACCAAGTCCCGGGGGATG GATAACGTGGCCTACTTCTCCTACCCTTTCACGTTCGAGGCCTCCTTCCTCCACGAGGATGAATCTGTCG ATGCGCTCCCAGAGTGGCCCGTGCTCTACTGCGAGGTCCTCTCACTGGACTTCTGGCAGCGGTACCGCGTGGAAGGCTATGGGGCTGTGGTGCTGCCCGCCACCCCAG GCTCTCACACCCTGACGGTCTCCACCTGGAGGCCCCTGGAGCTCAGCCCGGTGGCTGAACTGCGGAGGTTTTTCATTGGTGGCTCTCTGGAGCTGGAGGACCTCTCCTACGTGTGGATACCAGGAACCTTCAAG GGGGAGCGTCTGAGCCGCTTCGGACTCCGCACCGAGACCACAGGTAGCGTCACCTTCCGCCTGCACTGTCTGCAGCAGTCCCG GGCCTTCATGGAGTCAAGTTCCCTCCAAAAGAGGATGCGGAGTGTGTTGGACCGTCTGGAGGGATTCAGCCAGCAGAGTTCCATTCAAAATGTGCTGG AGGCCTTCCGGCGAGCCCGGCGCCGTATGCAGGAGGCCCGAGAAAGCCTCCCCCAGGACCTTGTGAGTCCCTCAGAAACCTCGGTCTCCTAG
- the MKS1 gene encoding Meckel syndrome type 1 protein isoform X3 encodes MTTAASEMPSFLVERMANVRRRRQDRRGTEGGILKSRIVTWEPSEEFIRNNHVINTPLQTMYIMADLGPYGKLGYKKHEHVLCTLKVDSNGVITVKPDFTGSKGPYRIETEGEKQELWKYTVDNVSSLAQPEEEEREQRVFKDLYGRHKEYLNSLVGTDFEMTAPGALRLFVNGEVVSAQGYEYDNLYVHFFVELPTSNWSSPAFQQLSGITQTCATKSRGMDNVAYFSYPFTFEASFLHEDESVDALPEWPVLYCEVLSLDFWQRYRVEGYGAVVLPATPGSHTLTVSTWRPLELSPVAELRRFFIGGSLELEDLSYVWIPGTFKGERLSRFGLRTETTGSVTFRLHCLQQSRAFMESSSLQKRMRSVLDRLEGFSQQSSIQNVLEAFRRARRRMQEARESLPQDLVSPSETSVS; translated from the exons ATGACCACTGCAGCCAGCGAGATGCCGTCCTTCTTGGTCGAGCGAATGGCAAATGTCAGGCGGCGACGGCAGGACAGGCGAGGAAC GGAAGGTGGCATTCTTAAGTCACGAATCGTCACCTGGGAGCCCTCAGAAGAATTCATCAGGAACAACCATGTCATCAACACCCCTCTTCAGACCATGTACATCATGGCAGACCTGGGGCCCTATGGAAA GCTTGGCTATAAGAAGCATGAACATGTCCTCTGTACTCTGAAGGTGGACAGCAATGGAGTGATCACAGTAAAACCTGACTTCACTGGCTCCAAAGGACCCTACAg AATCGAGACAGAGGGGGAGAAGCAGGAGCTGTGGAAGTATACAGTCGACAACGTGTCTTCCCTCGCCCAGCCTGAGGAGGAGGAGCGGGAGCAGCGCGTGTTCAAGGAC CTCTATGGCCGGCACAAGGAGTATCTCAACAGCCTCGTGGGCACTGACTTTGAGATG ACCGCACCAGGTGCCCTCCGGCTCTTCGTGAATGGAGAGGTGG TTTCAGCCCAAGGCTATGAGTATGACAACCTCTACGTCCACTTCTTTGTGGAGTTGCCAACTTCTA ACTGGTCAAGCCCAGCGTTCCAGCAGCTCTCAGGAATAACACAGACCTGTGCCACCAAGTCCCGGGGGATG GATAACGTGGCCTACTTCTCCTACCCTTTCACGTTCGAGGCCTCCTTCCTCCACGAGGATGAATCTGTCG ATGCGCTCCCAGAGTGGCCCGTGCTCTACTGCGAGGTCCTCTCACTGGACTTCTGGCAGCGGTACCGCGTGGAAGGCTATGGGGCTGTGGTGCTGCCCGCCACCCCAG GCTCTCACACCCTGACGGTCTCCACCTGGAGGCCCCTGGAGCTCAGCCCGGTGGCTGAACTGCGGAGGTTTTTCATTGGTGGCTCTCTGGAGCTGGAGGACCTCTCCTACGTGTGGATACCAGGAACCTTCAAG GGGGAGCGTCTGAGCCGCTTCGGACTCCGCACCGAGACCACAGGTAGCGTCACCTTCCGCCTGCACTGTCTGCAGCAGTCCCG GGCCTTCATGGAGTCAAGTTCCCTCCAAAAGAGGATGCGGAGTGTGTTGGACCGTCTGGAGGGATTCAGCCAGCAGAGTTCCATTCAAAATGTGCTGG AGGCCTTCCGGCGAGCCCGGCGCCGTATGCAGGAGGCCCGAGAAAGCCTCCCCCAGGACCTTGTGAGTCCCTCAGAAACCTCGGTCTCCTAG